From one Scleropages formosus unplaced genomic scaffold, fSclFor1.1, whole genome shotgun sequence genomic stretch:
- the LOC108930308 gene encoding sialic acid-binding Ig-like lectin 14, with protein MDVLTRLVLYFFSLQALCCPVSCAEWEAEVIKKIEVLTTSCVVIPCSFEYPGVQKSHSQLRGIWYSGNARDKFIYHEDDTKIVENFKGRTKMVGDLGSKNCTLEIVEFKNHDAGPYCFRIEIPGGENFSYKDNCAQVFVTEKPEEPKLHYREKAYEGSPYAITCSVIHTCPSHMPELTWSRGGKEEVTTHYKSIGEGKWEVQSLLTFVPNEHDDDADITCAANFYGGMNSESKMNLRVKLKGNTLHITIPVAAVGATVVLFGGLCFLMRRKYK; from the exons ATGGATGTACTCACAAGACTGgtgctgtattttttctccCTCCAAG CTCTCTGCTGTCCTGTGTCCTGTGCTGAATGGGAGGCAGAAGTCATTAAGAAGATAGAGGTTTTGACCACATCCTGTGTAGTGATACCCTGCAGCTTTGAATACCCTGGTGTCCAAAAGTCCCATTCGCAACTCAGGGGAATATGGTACAGTGGGAATGCAAGAGATAAATTCATTTACCATGAAGATGATACAAAAATAGTGGAGAACTTCAAAGGTCGCACAAAGATGGTGGGAGATCTGGGCTCAAAGAACTGCACTTTAGAAATCGTTGAATTTAAAAACCACGATGCTGGTCCATATTGCTTCAGGATTGAAATTCCTGGTGGAGAAAACTTTTCTTATAAGGATAATTGTGCTCAGGTCTTTGTCACTG AAAAACCTGAAGAGCCAAAACTCCATTATCGTGAAAAAGCCTATGAGGGGAGCCCCTATGCCATCACCTGCTCTGTCATTCACACTTGCCCTTCTCACATGCCTGAGCTCACCTGGAGTCGGGGCGGTAAAGAAGAGGTCACCACCCACTACAAAAGCATCGGTGAAGGAAAGTGGGAGGTCCAGTCTCTGCTGACCTTTGTTCCAAACGAACATGACGATGACGCTGATATCACTTGCGCTGCAAATTTCTATGGAGGGATGAATAGTGAGAGCAAAATGAATCTGCGTGTCAAAC TTAAGGGGAACACTTTGCATATCACCATCCCTGTGGCAGCTGTAGGAGCTACTGTAGTCCTTTTTGGAGGACTGTGCTTTTTGATGAGAAGAAAATACAAGTAA